The following coding sequences are from one Megamonas funiformis window:
- a CDS encoding ABC transporter ATP-binding protein — protein MNEAREITIELSGIKKLYQVGTQEVAALNGIDLKIYKGEFAALMGPSGSGKSTLMNILGCLDRPTCGSYKLDGREIAHLSDDELAKTRNKKIGFVFQNFNLLSKITALDNVALPLVYAGVGMKERLERAHHYLKAVGLDDRADHKPNELSGGQRQRVAIARALVNDPSIIMADEPTGNLDTKSTKEIMEIFIKLHEEGKTMILVTHEPDIAACASRQLLVVDGKITKDAGKGVVMDVI, from the coding sequence ATGAATGAAGCAAGAGAAATTACTATTGAACTTTCAGGCATAAAAAAGCTTTATCAAGTGGGAACACAAGAAGTAGCAGCTTTAAATGGTATAGATTTAAAAATCTATAAAGGTGAATTTGCAGCACTTATGGGGCCATCAGGTTCAGGAAAATCTACTTTAATGAATATATTAGGTTGTTTAGATAGACCGACGTGTGGCTCTTATAAATTAGATGGTAGAGAAATTGCTCATTTAAGTGATGATGAGCTTGCTAAGACTCGCAATAAAAAAATAGGTTTCGTCTTCCAGAACTTTAACTTATTATCAAAGATAACTGCGTTAGATAATGTAGCATTGCCTTTAGTTTATGCTGGAGTAGGCATGAAGGAGAGACTAGAGAGAGCACATCATTATTTAAAAGCTGTTGGCTTAGATGATAGGGCAGACCATAAACCAAATGAATTATCAGGTGGGCAAAGACAGCGTGTAGCAATTGCTAGAGCTTTAGTCAATGACCCAAGTATTATCATGGCAGACGAACCTACTGGTAACTTAGATACAAAATCAACAAAGGAAATCATGGAGATTTTTATCAAATTACATGAAGAAGGGAAAACCATGATTTTAGTAACACATGAACCAGATATTGCGGCATGTGCTTCACGTCAATTATTAGTAGTTGATGGAAAAATAACAAAAGATGCAGGCAAGGGGGTAGTAATGGATGTTATTTAA
- the serA gene encoding phosphoglycerate dehydrogenase codes for MKILVADGVSPKGIEILQKAGFETVIKDKLPAEELLEIIPDFDGLIVRSASKVTKEVIERAKKLKIVGRAGVGTDNIDINAATSHGIMVINSPGGNTIAATEHTMGMMMAMARNIAVANETMQHGEWNRKKYTGVELRGKTLGVIGLGRIGSGVATRALAFDMNVIGYDPYVNEERAHSLGIKVVSLDELIKQSDFITVHMPLTPKTKGMLNKDNIAKMKNGVRLINCARGGIINEQDLADAVKSGHVAGAAIDVFESEPIDPNHPLIGLPGVTLTPHLGASTVEAQVGVSVDVAQGIVAALNGEPVSTAVNMAPVSPQTMKFIKPYLDLAERLGCTACSLADGPISEVTIKYNGEIADVDTKMITIAAIKGMLNPILESNVNYVNAPSLAKERNIKITEIKDKAVENFANLITISITSSGKTETIQGTLFGEEGRIVSINSYRVDVDPHARILICPHINRPGVIGTIGSLLGYANINISGMQVGKTKIAGTSMMVLTIDNEIPDTVMQQIINLDGIFDAKLVNYYTV; via the coding sequence ATGAAAATATTAGTAGCAGATGGTGTTTCCCCTAAGGGCATCGAAATTTTGCAAAAAGCTGGCTTTGAAACAGTAATCAAAGACAAATTACCAGCTGAAGAACTTTTAGAAATTATTCCTGATTTTGATGGTCTAATCGTACGCAGTGCTTCTAAAGTAACAAAAGAAGTTATCGAACGTGCTAAAAAATTAAAAATCGTTGGTCGTGCAGGTGTTGGTACTGATAATATTGACATTAACGCCGCTACTTCACATGGTATTATGGTAATAAATTCTCCTGGTGGGAACACAATTGCTGCCACAGAACACACAATGGGCATGATGATGGCTATGGCAAGAAATATTGCTGTCGCTAATGAAACAATGCAACACGGCGAATGGAACCGTAAAAAATATACAGGTGTAGAACTTCGCGGTAAAACACTTGGTGTAATCGGTCTTGGTCGTATTGGTAGTGGTGTAGCTACTCGCGCATTGGCTTTCGATATGAATGTTATTGGCTATGATCCATATGTCAATGAAGAACGTGCTCACTCTTTAGGCATTAAAGTTGTTTCTCTTGATGAATTAATTAAACAATCCGATTTTATCACAGTACATATGCCACTCACTCCAAAAACAAAAGGCATGCTCAACAAAGATAATATCGCTAAAATGAAAAATGGCGTTCGCTTAATAAACTGCGCTCGTGGTGGTATCATCAACGAACAAGATTTAGCTGATGCTGTTAAATCTGGTCATGTTGCTGGCGCTGCAATCGACGTATTTGAAAGTGAACCTATCGATCCAAATCATCCATTAATTGGTCTTCCTGGCGTAACTTTAACACCTCATTTAGGTGCTTCCACAGTAGAAGCTCAAGTAGGTGTTTCCGTAGATGTAGCACAAGGAATTGTAGCTGCATTAAATGGTGAACCTGTATCTACAGCTGTTAATATGGCTCCAGTTTCTCCTCAAACTATGAAATTCATCAAACCTTATCTAGATTTAGCAGAACGTCTTGGTTGCACAGCTTGCTCTTTAGCTGATGGTCCTATCAGCGAAGTAACTATTAAATATAATGGTGAAATTGCTGATGTTGATACAAAAATGATTACTATTGCTGCTATCAAAGGTATGTTAAATCCTATCTTAGAAAGCAATGTAAACTACGTAAATGCTCCAAGCCTTGCTAAAGAACGCAATATCAAAATCACAGAAATAAAAGATAAAGCTGTAGAAAACTTCGCTAACTTAATCACAATTTCTATCACATCTTCTGGTAAAACAGAAACTATCCAGGGTACATTATTTGGTGAAGAAGGTCGTATTGTCAGCATTAATTCTTATCGTGTTGACGTTGACCCTCATGCTCGCATCCTCATTTGTCCACATATTAACCGTCCTGGTGTTATCGGTACTATCGGTTCACTTTTAGGATATGCTAACATTAATATTTCTGGTATGCAAGTTGGTAAAACAAAAATTGCTGGTACTAGTATGATGGT
- a CDS encoding TolC family protein — protein sequence MSLKKMKDICMVLSICMNIGMPACLAADLSIDEAVDMALAKNNDVKIANEEKMAAQANYEATKGANGVSISLGSSLSARDSADTTFERGNSNSISATLPLYTGNKNELNIDSKKLELLKSELNLERTEETIKYNTIKAYFDILEAKQNVNIEQESVNNYESHLTDVRNLYAAGSIPKSDVLRSEVALSNAQQSLIIAQNDYEINLSTFRNIIKIDRNEPINLTDDFVYQIVRMSLPECLDYAMAYRKDRIASQIDVEIAKNNIDVAKAGYLPTVNLSVSTSWDKQALPSGNDHDYQAGVSANWNIFDNNVTKSNVKSAEASYNKAEYELLDTEDTIDLEVRQAYLNMREAERRFNSTAMAVKQAEEDYFIATEKYKVGAGIILDVIDAELALSQARLNYASAQYDYARYKANLEYVIGTPKGETIDG from the coding sequence ATGTCCCTAAAAAAAATGAAAGATATATGTATGGTCTTATCTATATGTATGAACATTGGTATGCCAGCTTGTTTGGCAGCTGATTTATCTATTGATGAAGCTGTAGATATGGCATTAGCTAAAAATAATGATGTAAAGATTGCTAATGAAGAAAAAATGGCAGCACAAGCAAATTATGAAGCTACAAAAGGAGCAAATGGTGTAAGTATTTCTTTAGGAAGTAGTCTATCAGCTAGAGATAGTGCAGATACAACTTTTGAGCGAGGCAATAGTAATAGTATCTCAGCAACATTGCCTCTTTACACAGGAAATAAAAATGAGCTAAATATTGATAGTAAAAAATTGGAATTATTAAAGTCTGAATTGAATTTAGAACGCACAGAAGAAACTATTAAATATAATACAATAAAAGCTTATTTTGATATATTAGAAGCAAAGCAAAATGTAAATATTGAACAAGAGTCTGTAAATAATTATGAAAGTCATTTGACAGATGTAAGAAATCTCTATGCAGCAGGCAGTATACCAAAATCAGATGTACTTCGTTCAGAAGTTGCCTTATCAAATGCGCAACAATCCTTGATTATAGCACAAAATGATTATGAAATAAATTTAAGTACATTCCGTAATATCATAAAAATTGATCGAAATGAACCTATTAATTTAACTGATGATTTTGTATATCAAATAGTTAGAATGTCTTTACCTGAATGTTTAGATTATGCTATGGCTTATCGTAAAGATAGAATAGCAAGTCAGATAGATGTAGAAATTGCTAAAAATAATATTGATGTGGCTAAAGCTGGATATTTGCCAACAGTGAATTTATCTGTAAGCACAAGTTGGGATAAACAGGCATTACCTAGTGGCAATGACCATGATTATCAAGCTGGTGTATCTGCCAATTGGAATATTTTCGATAATAATGTAACAAAATCAAATGTAAAATCAGCAGAAGCTAGTTATAATAAAGCAGAATATGAATTATTAGATACAGAAGATACTATTGATTTAGAAGTAAGACAAGCTTATTTAAATATGAGAGAAGCTGAAAGACGTTTTAATTCTACAGCAATGGCAGTAAAACAAGCAGAAGAAGATTACTTCATCGCTACTGAAAAATATAAAGTTGGTGCAGGTATAATCTTAGATGTAATTGATGCAGAATTAGCGCTCTCACAAGCTAGATTAAACTATGCAAGTGCTCAATATGATTATGCTAGATATAAAGCTAATCTAGAATATGTTATTGGAACACCAAAGGGAGAAACAATAGATGGATAA
- a CDS encoding efflux RND transporter periplasmic adaptor subunit, translating into MDKVKLKKWAKIILVLVVVIIAIVTGYKYYAQKQEEAKKPVVNTAQVQYMSMKSIVSATGTIKPVESVEVSSKITARVKQVLVKENDTVTQGQTVALLDGKDYETQKEQAEFTLQNAKTIYDRTNYLYNIGAKSKEDLDNAQYNYDTAQSKLEEAESNLSETVIVSPMDGVVIGEPVTDGTMAVQGNSNPTVIMRIADLSRKQIFAKVDETDIGSVRVGQKATFTVDAYNGKTFTATVSKISQTDMDNSWNISNSSSSSSSSSAAVIYYSVTLDVDDPEGLLMPSMTARVEIETANKDSALAVPLSALKTDKNGTYVIVIKDDGTTENRYVETGIYGDEFVEIINGLSENEKVDVTMVKKATTTTSARPGPPIH; encoded by the coding sequence ATGGATAAAGTGAAGTTAAAAAAATGGGCAAAAATAATATTGGTATTGGTAGTTGTAATAATAGCTATTGTTACTGGTTATAAATATTATGCACAAAAACAAGAAGAAGCGAAAAAACCAGTAGTAAATACAGCTCAAGTTCAATATATGAGCATGAAATCAATTGTTTCAGCTACAGGAACAATAAAGCCAGTAGAGTCAGTAGAAGTAAGCTCTAAAATTACAGCTCGTGTAAAACAAGTATTAGTAAAAGAAAATGATACTGTAACTCAAGGTCAAACTGTAGCTTTGTTAGACGGAAAAGATTATGAAACTCAAAAAGAACAAGCAGAATTTACTTTACAAAATGCAAAGACAATTTATGACAGAACTAATTATTTATATAATATAGGAGCAAAATCTAAAGAGGATTTAGATAATGCTCAATACAATTACGATACAGCACAAAGTAAATTGGAAGAAGCAGAGTCAAATCTATCCGAAACAGTAATAGTATCACCTATGGATGGGGTAGTAATTGGTGAACCTGTTACAGATGGTACTATGGCGGTACAGGGAAATAGCAATCCTACTGTAATTATGCGTATTGCTGATTTATCAAGAAAGCAAATTTTTGCTAAAGTAGATGAAACAGATATCGGCAGTGTAAGAGTAGGGCAAAAAGCTACTTTTACCGTAGATGCTTATAATGGTAAGACTTTTACAGCTACTGTATCTAAAATTTCACAGACAGATATGGATAATAGCTGGAATATAAGCAATTCATCAAGCAGTAGTTCATCTTCATCAGCAGCAGTAATTTATTATAGTGTAACTTTAGATGTAGATGATCCAGAAGGTTTATTGATGCCTTCAATGACTGCTCGTGTAGAAATTGAAACTGCAAATAAAGATAGTGCTTTAGCTGTACCACTTTCAGCTTTAAAAACTGATAAAAATGGAACATATGTAATTGTTATCAAAGATGATGGCACAACAGAAAATCGCTATGTAGAAACAGGTATATATGGTGATGAATTTGTAGAAATTATAAATGGTTTATCTGAAAATGAAAAAGTAGATGTTACCATGGTTAAAAAAGCAACTACTACAACTTCTGCTAGACCAGGACCACCAATTCACTAA
- a CDS encoding GDSL-type esterase/lipase family protein, giving the protein MNKKFLFIILILITLSWHLSLQNNDTIDAETKNTAPISTSEKTPLAPALVALSHFPLQDPSNNIPLLEWREDLNAVYYELELFDTIPDDLSDEELSSEHLYYTASVYTNAKQLDLTQIAPNALNGKIPLYWRIRSMDIDHNPITKFSALEELYATNQAPQMNAPIPHVIYNEKNGTTLLYPVYSFIPNANATQFEIEVTDNIPENPNGTTPSKYRIYAKIITGGELYDEKPRIGTFYWRVRGLDDEGNPVGVYSDAQIFKNKPQDNWKIAIFGDSISHGGGHLSFGPADWAYSYAYYLDFPTINLSCSGDTSETMVQRFDDDVLPFHPQYLLIMGGTNSLRAGMPAENVINDLKTIQEKCYENNITPILLTLAPINPYNIKKVFNEETSEVWQYNLNLVNDFIRTQPHIDTAKALNSPPILPTEYAMDGLHGDVIAKKIYAQEINDNISQFIAK; this is encoded by the coding sequence ATGAACAAAAAATTTTTATTTATCATTTTAATTTTAATAACTTTAAGTTGGCATTTATCCCTACAAAATAATGATACTATTGATGCAGAAACAAAAAACACAGCCCCAATATCAACTTCAGAAAAAACTCCATTAGCACCAGCCTTAGTAGCTTTATCTCACTTTCCTCTACAAGACCCTAGCAATAATATACCTCTTTTAGAATGGAGAGAAGATTTAAATGCTGTTTATTATGAATTAGAATTATTTGATACCATTCCTGATGATTTAAGTGATGAAGAATTATCTTCTGAACATTTATATTATACAGCCTCTGTTTATACAAACGCTAAACAACTTGATTTGACTCAAATTGCCCCAAATGCGCTGAACGGAAAGATTCCTCTTTATTGGCGTATTCGTTCTATGGATATAGACCACAATCCTATCACTAAATTTTCAGCTCTAGAGGAACTATATGCCACTAATCAAGCACCTCAAATGAATGCACCTATACCACATGTTATTTATAATGAAAAAAACGGTACTACACTTCTCTATCCTGTTTATTCATTTATTCCTAATGCAAATGCCACTCAATTTGAAATAGAAGTTACAGATAACATTCCAGAAAATCCTAATGGCACAACACCTTCTAAATATCGTATTTATGCCAAAATAATCACAGGTGGTGAGCTTTATGATGAAAAACCTCGTATTGGCACTTTTTATTGGCGTGTACGCGGTTTAGATGATGAAGGAAATCCTGTTGGCGTATATTCTGATGCTCAAATTTTCAAAAACAAACCTCAAGACAATTGGAAAATCGCAATTTTTGGCGATAGTATCAGTCATGGAGGTGGGCATTTATCTTTTGGCCCAGCAGATTGGGCATATAGCTACGCTTATTATTTAGATTTCCCTACTATTAATTTATCTTGTAGCGGAGATACAAGCGAAACTATGGTACAGCGTTTTGATGATGATGTACTGCCTTTTCACCCACAATATTTATTAATCATGGGAGGAACTAATAGTCTTCGTGCTGGTATGCCTGCCGAAAATGTAATCAATGATTTAAAAACAATCCAAGAAAAATGTTATGAAAATAATATCACACCTATACTGCTCACTTTAGCACCTATAAATCCTTATAATATAAAAAAGGTATTCAATGAAGAAACCTCTGAAGTATGGCAATATAATTTAAATTTAGTTAACGATTTCATTCGCACACAGCCACATATTGATACAGCAAAAGCTTTAAATAGTCCACCAATATTGCCGACAGAATATGCTATGGACGGATTACATGGTGATGTTATCGCTAAAAAAATCTATGCTCAAGAAATCAATGATAACATTTCTCAATTTATTGCTAAATAA
- a CDS encoding Na/Pi cotransporter family protein has translation MSEGLKIAFELLGGLALFIYSMNMMSQGLQNMAGEKMRYVLSVLTKNPVVGVLAGALVTCVLQSSSATTVMAIGFVSAGLMRLPQAISIIFGANIGTTMTAQLIAFKLSDYIWPIVFIGFMVYFFAKSDKLKNIGQTVFFFGLLFAGIEIMGSTMKPLVNAPIFTELIASVHDNPILGLLLGTVMTVIVQSSSATIAVLQNFAAQAGVDGNSIIGLQGALPILLGDNIGTTITALLASIGQSKNAKRTAVAHSVFNITGSIVFLCVLPLFAQFVMYISPVGPETAVISRQIANAHTSFNLINTLLWLPLIPIMVKIVCFIVPDRKPDLSTEQVKSEAV, from the coding sequence ATGAGTGAGGGTTTGAAAATTGCTTTTGAATTATTAGGCGGTTTGGCATTATTTATCTACAGTATGAACATGATGAGCCAAGGTTTACAGAATATGGCTGGAGAAAAAATGCGTTATGTACTTAGCGTATTAACTAAAAATCCAGTTGTAGGTGTATTAGCTGGTGCATTAGTTACATGTGTATTACAAAGTTCTAGTGCTACAACAGTAATGGCTATCGGTTTTGTTAGTGCTGGATTAATGAGATTACCACAAGCAATTTCCATTATTTTTGGTGCAAATATCGGAACAACAATGACTGCGCAATTAATTGCTTTTAAACTTAGCGATTATATTTGGCCAATCGTATTTATCGGTTTTATGGTTTATTTTTTTGCTAAAAGTGATAAATTAAAAAATATTGGTCAGACAGTATTTTTCTTTGGTTTATTATTCGCAGGTATCGAAATCATGGGCTCTACTATGAAGCCTCTTGTAAATGCACCAATCTTTACAGAACTTATCGCTAGTGTACATGATAATCCAATTTTAGGTTTATTGTTAGGTACAGTTATGACAGTAATTGTACAGAGTTCTAGTGCTACAATTGCAGTATTACAGAACTTTGCAGCTCAAGCTGGTGTAGATGGTAACAGTATCATCGGTCTTCAAGGTGCATTACCTATTTTATTAGGTGATAATATCGGTACAACAATTACTGCTTTATTAGCTTCTATTGGTCAATCTAAAAATGCAAAACGTACAGCTGTAGCTCATAGTGTATTCAATATCACAGGTAGTATCGTGTTCTTATGTGTATTACCATTATTTGCTCAGTTTGTAATGTATATTTCTCCTGTTGGACCAGAAACAGCAGTTATTTCTCGTCAAATTGCAAATGCACATACTTCATTTAATTTAATAAATACTTTATTATGGTTACCACTTATTCCAATAATGGTAAAAATAGTTTGTTTTATTGTTCCAGATAGAAAACCAGACTTATCTACAGAACAAGTTAAATCAGAAGCTGTTTAA
- a CDS encoding MFS transporter, translating into MINSHSRHRDIILILIASFFYMTSPMLITPIIAGFSETLGANGTTMGLIGGIMNICSLVSRPIIGIYADKISKYKLSFWGIIFIIISCLGYILATNSFIIAIARIINGLGFALCSTCMSTWMSDLLPQEKIGSGMGIYGTMNALSMAIAPAIGVYIYQNFNYTIAFSLALFTAIISIIIIQFVKDKDEPIITTNTNFKLEIIDKNVVPIAFIMMMFAIPYCATQSFLVTYVEAKQLNIHISLFFPAYAIALLILRLSLKSLFDKLPFGIFFTSSIICASLSIYFLHTMQNNFDMLIAAIFMAGGTGIINSVCQSTALLLAPKNKRGLANSTFYIGIDLGMALGPIIAGIFYEHFSLYLFYPLFFFTIPLAIIGFFFYHQKVKNIIN; encoded by the coding sequence ATGATAAATTCCCATTCAAGACATAGAGATATTATCTTAATTTTAATTGCTAGCTTTTTTTATATGACTAGTCCTATGCTCATAACTCCAATTATTGCTGGGTTTTCAGAAACACTTGGTGCCAATGGTACTACTATGGGGCTGATTGGTGGCATTATGAATATTTGTTCTTTAGTCAGTCGACCTATCATCGGCATATATGCTGATAAAATTAGTAAGTATAAATTATCTTTTTGGGGCATAATTTTTATCATAATTTCATGTCTAGGTTATATACTGGCTACTAATTCATTTATCATTGCCATTGCCCGCATTATTAATGGTCTTGGCTTTGCCTTATGTTCTACTTGTATGTCCACCTGGATGTCAGATTTATTGCCCCAAGAAAAAATCGGCTCAGGCATGGGTATATACGGCACTATGAACGCTTTAAGTATGGCAATTGCTCCAGCTATTGGTGTATATATCTATCAAAACTTTAACTATACAATAGCATTTTCACTTGCTCTATTTACAGCCATAATTTCTATCATAATTATTCAATTTGTAAAAGATAAGGATGAACCCATCATCACTACTAACACTAATTTTAAATTGGAAATTATTGATAAAAATGTAGTTCCCATTGCTTTCATCATGATGATGTTTGCTATTCCTTATTGTGCTACTCAATCTTTTCTTGTAACTTATGTCGAAGCTAAACAACTTAATATCCATATAAGTTTATTTTTTCCAGCATATGCTATTGCTCTACTTATACTCCGTCTAAGTCTAAAAAGTCTCTTTGACAAACTTCCTTTCGGTATATTTTTTACCTCTAGTATAATTTGTGCTTCACTATCTATCTATTTTCTTCATACAATGCAAAATAATTTTGATATGCTTATCGCTGCTATATTCATGGCAGGTGGAACAGGTATTATCAATTCCGTTTGTCAATCTACAGCTTTATTATTAGCACCTAAAAATAAACGCGGTCTAGCTAATAGTACATTTTATATTGGTATAGACTTAGGTATGGCACTTGGGCCAATCATAGCTGGTATCTTTTATGAACATTTCTCGTTATATTTATTCTATCCACTATTTTTCTTTACTATACCACTAGCTATAATAGGATTTTTCTTTTACCATCAAAAAGTTAAAAATATCATAAACTAA
- a CDS encoding ABC transporter permease translates to MLFKETVQMAISALWANKMRSLLTMLGIIIGVGAVIAMVSIGMGVRKQVEDSIASLGSNMLIINASATKNADGVRQAAGSNVRLKLDDAEAIKKKIKDVEYVSPQVQRNYQIVNGNQNWNTQVVGVIPDYMYIRSLSIANGTFITEKDVESRARVAVIGTTVASNLFGEDVNPVGKNIRINNDPFKVIGILESKGQSSVGQDQDDTVIVPLTTAMTRIMAIDYVQQISVQVVSADKMDSVQAEIENLMRQRHKITGDKEDDFTVRNLTSIMETMTSTSTMLTLLLGSVAGISLLVGGIGIMNIMMVSVTERTREIGIRKALGATYNNIMFQFLIEAVFVGIIGGLIGVGVGVGLATAIAQFGGFTTVITIEPIIISFMFSVGISLFFGIYPARKAAKLDPIEALRYE, encoded by the coding sequence ATGTTATTTAAAGAAACTGTGCAAATGGCTATATCGGCTTTATGGGCAAATAAAATGCGTTCATTACTGACTATGCTTGGAATTATAATTGGTGTAGGTGCCGTTATAGCAATGGTTTCTATTGGTATGGGGGTACGAAAACAGGTAGAAGATTCTATTGCTAGCTTGGGTAGCAATATGTTGATTATCAATGCTAGTGCGACAAAAAATGCAGATGGTGTTCGTCAAGCGGCTGGTTCAAATGTGCGTTTGAAATTAGATGATGCAGAAGCTATAAAAAAGAAAATAAAAGATGTAGAATATGTTTCACCACAGGTACAAAGAAATTATCAAATCGTAAATGGTAATCAAAACTGGAATACACAAGTGGTGGGTGTAATACCAGATTATATGTATATTCGTTCCTTGAGTATAGCAAATGGTACGTTCATTACAGAAAAAGATGTTGAAAGTCGTGCTCGTGTAGCAGTTATTGGTACTACAGTAGCGAGCAATTTATTTGGTGAAGATGTAAATCCTGTAGGAAAAAATATTCGTATAAATAATGACCCATTTAAAGTAATAGGTATTTTGGAAAGCAAAGGTCAATCAAGTGTAGGTCAAGACCAAGATGATACAGTAATTGTACCATTGACAACAGCGATGACGCGTATAATGGCTATAGATTATGTACAGCAAATAAGTGTACAAGTAGTATCAGCAGATAAAATGGATTCTGTACAAGCTGAAATTGAAAATTTAATGCGACAACGCCATAAAATTACAGGAGATAAAGAAGATGATTTCACTGTAAGAAATCTGACTAGTATAATGGAAACGATGACTAGTACAAGTACGATGCTTACACTTTTATTAGGTAGTGTAGCTGGCATATCATTATTAGTTGGTGGCATTGGCATTATGAATATAATGATGGTATCAGTAACTGAAAGAACGAGAGAAATTGGCATTCGTAAAGCATTAGGTGCAACGTATAATAATATTATGTTCCAATTTTTGATTGAAGCTGTATTTGTAGGGATTATAGGTGGTTTAATTGGTGTAGGTGTTGGCGTTGGTTTAGCTACAGCGATAGCTCAATTTGGCGGATTTACAACAGTTATCACTATAGAGCCAATTATTATATCTTTTATGTTCTCTGTAGGCATAAGCTTATTCTTTGGTATTTATCCAGCGAGAAAAGCTGCCAAATTAGACCCTATTGAAGCACTTCGTTATGAATAA
- a CDS encoding FprA family A-type flavoprotein, with translation MKATKIRDDIYWVGAIDWSVRNFHGYETGRGSTYNAYLILDEKITLIDATKKTFSDEILSRISSIIDPAKIDYIVCNHLEADHSGSLDIIAQKCPNATIFVSQPNGLKNIAKFCGEHTYQGVKAGDSINIGKRTLKFVPVPMLHWPDSMVTYCPEEKILFSNDGFGQHLATNERFDDEVDYAVLMHEAKKYYANILMLYGRQAQTALKTVSTLDIDMILTGHGISWRKHIKDILDLYAKWSNFEADEHKAVVVFDSMWNSTEIMAKTITEAFQAKGICAKFFDLKTNHYSDIMTEVLDSKYIAVGSPTLNNGMMQNVAAFLCYLKGLVPKKNDRQALAFGSYGWGGQSIALVQKELEEAGLNIFHDMIRIANQPTQEELDNIYTSIIEKL, from the coding sequence TTGAAAGCTACTAAAATACGTGATGATATTTATTGGGTAGGTGCCATTGATTGGTCCGTTCGCAATTTTCATGGTTATGAAACTGGACGCGGTAGCACTTATAACGCCTATTTAATACTTGATGAAAAAATCACTTTAATTGACGCTACTAAAAAAACTTTTAGTGATGAAATCTTAAGTCGTATTTCTTCTATCATTGATCCAGCAAAAATTGATTACATTGTTTGCAATCATTTAGAAGCTGACCATTCTGGTTCTTTAGATATAATTGCTCAAAAATGCCCTAATGCTACTATTTTTGTCAGCCAACCAAATGGTTTAAAAAATATTGCTAAATTCTGCGGTGAACATACTTACCAAGGCGTAAAAGCTGGTGACAGCATAAATATTGGTAAACGCACTTTAAAATTCGTTCCTGTACCTATGCTTCATTGGCCAGATAGCATGGTTACTTATTGCCCAGAAGAAAAAATCCTTTTCTCTAATGATGGTTTTGGTCAACATCTCGCTACTAATGAACGTTTTGATGATGAAGTTGATTATGCTGTTTTAATGCATGAAGCGAAAAAATACTATGCTAATATTTTAATGCTCTATGGTCGTCAAGCTCAAACTGCTCTTAAAACAGTTTCCACACTTGATATTGACATGATTTTAACAGGTCATGGCATAAGCTGGCGTAAACATATTAAAGATATTTTAGATTTATACGCAAAATGGAGCAATTTTGAAGCTGATGAACATAAAGCTGTTGTAGTATTTGACAGCATGTGGAATTCTACAGAAATTATGGCTAAAACAATCACAGAAGCATTCCAAGCAAAAGGAATTTGTGCAAAATTCTTCGATTTAAAAACTAATCATTATTCTGATATTATGACTGAAGTTCTTGATAGTAAATATATCGCTGTTGGCTCTCCTACTTTAAATAATGGTATGATGCAAAATGTAGCTGCCTTCTTATGTTATCTCAAAGGTCTAGTACCTAAGAAAAACGACCGTCAAGCTTTAGCTTTTGGTTCTTATGGCTGGGGTGGACAAAGCATTGCTCTTGTACAAAAAGAACTTGAAGAAGCAGGACTCAATATCTTCCATGATATGATTCGTATTGCTAATCAACCAACACAAGAAGAATTAGATAATATTTATACTAGCATTATTGAAAAACTCTAA